A DNA window from Halanaerobiaceae bacterium ANBcell28 contains the following coding sequences:
- the ruvC gene encoding crossover junction endodeoxyribonuclease RuvC, which produces MLILGIDPGLAIVGYSLVEKKGNKFKVLDYGVIRTSADSNNIDRLASIYTDLLEIIKKYQPEEMAVEELYFNKNVKTAIKVGQARGVLLLAGAQSNLKVAEYTPLQVKQAVVGYGRAAKKQVQEMVKALLNLKELPRPDDAADALAVAICHGNSRALNRNLKKLRG; this is translated from the coding sequence TTGTTAATTTTAGGGATAGATCCTGGTCTAGCTATAGTTGGTTATTCATTAGTTGAAAAAAAAGGTAATAAATTTAAAGTTTTAGATTATGGTGTTATTAGAACTTCAGCGGATAGTAATAATATAGATAGATTAGCTTCGATATATACTGATTTATTAGAAATAATTAAAAAATATCAACCTGAGGAAATGGCGGTTGAAGAATTATATTTTAATAAAAATGTTAAAACTGCTATAAAAGTCGGACAAGCTAGAGGTGTTTTGCTTTTGGCTGGGGCACAATCAAATTTGAAAGTAGCAGAATATACTCCATTGCAAGTGAAACAAGCTGTAGTTGGCTATGGTAGAGCTGCGAAAAAGCAGGTACAAGAGATGGTTAAAGCTTTATTAAATCTAAAAGAGCTTCCTAGACCTGATGATGCTGCTGATGCTCTTGCTGTTGCTATTTGTCATGGTAATAGCCGTGCTTTAAATAGGAATTTAAAGAAATTGAGGGGGTAG
- the ruvB gene encoding Holliday junction branch migration DNA helicase RuvB: protein MDEKKRIISAVKGQEDLNLDKTLRPQSLSFYIGQSKVKEKLSIFIEAAKKRKEALDHVLLYGPPGLGKTTLANIIANELNVNIQTTSGPAIERPGDLAAILTNLQENDVLFIDEIHRLNKVVEEVLYPAMEDFSLDIMIGKGPSARSVRLDLEPFTLVGATTRAGMLSSPLRDRFGVINRLEFYNTKELSEIIIRSARVLKIKIAEEGAIEIARRSRGTPRISNRLLKRVRDYAEVRSDGNITKKVVDDALNLLEIDGLGLDNIDHKLLKTIINKFDGGPVGLNTLAAAISEECETIEDVYEPYLLQIGFIDRTPRGRVATIAAYQHLKIKKNDKDGLF from the coding sequence ATGGATGAAAAGAAAAGGATCATATCTGCGGTAAAAGGACAGGAAGATTTAAATCTTGATAAAACTTTACGACCGCAAAGTTTATCTTTTTATATTGGACAATCAAAAGTAAAAGAAAAGTTAAGTATATTTATTGAAGCTGCTAAAAAGCGAAAAGAAGCACTTGATCATGTTTTGCTTTATGGTCCTCCTGGTTTAGGGAAAACTACGTTAGCTAATATAATAGCAAATGAATTGAATGTAAATATACAAACTACATCTGGACCTGCAATAGAACGTCCTGGTGATTTAGCTGCTATATTAACAAATTTACAAGAAAATGATGTTTTGTTTATTGATGAAATACATCGTTTAAATAAAGTAGTAGAAGAAGTTTTGTATCCTGCTATGGAAGATTTTTCATTAGATATAATGATAGGAAAAGGTCCAAGTGCACGATCTGTTCGCCTTGATTTAGAGCCATTTACTTTAGTTGGTGCAACAACTAGGGCTGGTATGTTAAGTTCTCCTTTAAGGGATAGATTTGGAGTTATAAATAGATTGGAATTTTATAATACCAAAGAGTTATCAGAAATTATCATAAGATCTGCCCGTGTTCTTAAAATTAAGATTGCTGAAGAAGGAGCAATAGAAATTGCTAGAAGATCGAGGGGGACTCCAAGGATTAGCAATAGATTACTAAAAAGAGTACGAGATTACGCAGAAGTAAGGTCTGATGGGAATATTACAAAAAAAGTTGTAGATGATGCTTTGAACTTATTGGAAATTGATGGACTTGGACTTGATAATATTGATCACAAATTGTTGAAAACAATTATCAATAAATTTGATGGAGGACCAGTTGGATTGAATACTCTGGCTGCTGCTATTAGTGAAGAGTGTGAGACTATAGAAGATGTTTATGAACCTTATTTATTACAAATTGGTTTTATTGATAGGACTCCCAGAGGGCGAGTAGCAACTATTGCTGCATATCAACACCTTAAGATTAAGAAAAACGACAAAGATGGTTTGTTTTGA
- a CDS encoding YebC/PmpR family DNA-binding transcriptional regulator gives MAGHSKWANIKHKKSKEDAKRGKLFSKLSKMISVAAREGGGDPDMNAELRLAIQKAKDNNMPNDNIDRAVKRGTGDLEGVTYEKFVYEGYGPGGVALYLDLMSDNRNRTAAEIRHLLSKHGGNLGESGCVAWMFNRKGQIVVDMDELDYDEDELMMIALEAGAEDVLVEENVLNIYTEPSVFEEVRKSLESDDIKVLSSDVAMIPDNTIELDKNTAKKTIKLMDVLEDHDDVQEVYANFDIPSNIMDEISKEE, from the coding sequence ATGGCTGGTCATTCAAAGTGGGCTAATATAAAACATAAAAAATCAAAGGAAGATGCTAAAAGAGGGAAGTTATTTTCCAAATTAAGCAAGATGATTTCTGTCGCTGCTCGAGAGGGTGGTGGAGACCCTGATATGAATGCAGAATTACGCTTGGCAATTCAAAAAGCAAAAGATAATAACATGCCAAATGATAATATTGACAGAGCTGTAAAACGAGGCACTGGTGATCTTGAGGGTGTGACATATGAAAAGTTTGTATATGAAGGTTACGGGCCAGGTGGTGTAGCACTATATCTTGATTTGATGAGTGATAATCGCAATAGAACTGCTGCAGAGATTAGACATTTACTATCAAAACATGGAGGTAATTTAGGGGAATCTGGTTGTGTTGCCTGGATGTTTAATCGAAAAGGACAAATTGTTGTTGATATGGATGAACTTGATTATGATGAAGATGAGTTAATGATGATTGCTTTAGAAGCTGGAGCAGAAGATGTTCTTGTTGAAGAAAACGTACTAAATATATATACTGAACCATCTGTATTTGAAGAAGTAAGGAAATCATTAGAAAGTGATGATATTAAAGTGCTTTCTTCAGATGTAGCAATGATTCCTGATAATACTATTGAGCTTGATAAAAATACTGCTAAAAAAACAATAAAGTTAATGGATGTCTTAGAGGATCATGATGATGTTCAAGAAGTTTACGCTAATTTTGATATACCAAGTAATATAATGGATGAAATCAGTAAAGAAGAATAA
- a CDS encoding BofC C-terminal domain-containing protein — MTFVLLIAIFILWSDRNTNLNSDTPYLDSLISIQGSPLPENIIDSLNKIKNNAVSLRRDKNERSFVIFNSLALSQKDKILQSTPLIIQVFYEKSNILIQEIVAMPEEFIDLNLDEFLLLLENWQLKEYSSGRMMILYKSVNEFAPNKEKKMYLGIKDSKIAIFNGNGNHLKKITDINVENLPEEEIESLRKGIYVNTQEELLSILDGLISSINMD; from the coding sequence TTGACGTTTGTCTTATTAATTGCAATATTTATATTATGGAGCGATAGAAACACTAATTTAAATAGTGATACACCATACTTAGATAGTTTGATTTCTATTCAGGGTTCTCCTTTGCCTGAAAATATTATAGATTCATTAAATAAGATAAAGAATAATGCAGTATCTTTAAGAAGAGATAAGAATGAGAGAAGCTTTGTTATTTTTAATTCTCTTGCTTTATCGCAAAAAGATAAGATTCTACAATCTACACCTTTAATTATTCAGGTGTTTTATGAGAAAAGTAACATATTGATTCAAGAGATAGTTGCCATGCCAGAGGAGTTTATTGATTTAAACTTAGATGAGTTTCTTCTACTTCTTGAAAATTGGCAATTAAAGGAGTATAGTAGTGGAAGAATGATGATTTTATATAAGTCTGTGAATGAATTTGCTCCTAATAAAGAAAAGAAAATGTACCTAGGCATTAAAGACTCTAAGATTGCTATTTTTAATGGTAATGGTAATCATCTAAAGAAAATTACTGATATAAATGTTGAAAACCTGCCTGAAGAAGAGATAGAAAGTTTAAGAAAAGGTATATATGTTAATACTCAGGAAGAGTTATTATCAATACTTGATGGCTTAATTAGCAGCATAAACATGGATTAA
- a CDS encoding TraR/DksA C4-type zinc finger protein yields the protein MIFFFHTCINCGKPINPERLQVLPETKICIRCAEICGSDLVITRAEVGMDKETYRDLIGAIRS from the coding sequence GTGATATTCTTTTTTCACACTTGTATTAATTGTGGAAAACCGATTAATCCTGAGAGGTTACAGGTATTACCAGAAACAAAGATATGCATCAGGTGTGCCGAAATTTGTGGAAGTGATTTAGTGATTACACGTGCAGAGGTTGGTATGGATAAAGAGACTTATCGAGATTTGATTGGTGCTATACGTAGTTAA
- the ruvA gene encoding Holliday junction branch migration protein RuvA — protein sequence MIAYLKGKVIWQVEDKVIIDVNDVGYQVYMPNTNLIENMSAELYIYTYVKEDKLDLYGFSTMEEKELFEILISVSGIGPKAAMNIISTLALESFVNAILTENVSTLKQISGIGPKTAQRLILELKNKVENLALGLDKEIKKLSNDQELYDALLSLGYSAREIESTLRKVEITDNMSIENKIKEVLSYIAKER from the coding sequence TTGATTGCTTATTTAAAAGGTAAAGTTATATGGCAAGTTGAAGATAAAGTTATTATTGATGTAAACGATGTTGGGTATCAAGTATACATGCCAAATACTAATCTTATAGAAAATATGTCAGCGGAATTATATATTTATACTTATGTGAAAGAAGACAAGTTGGATCTTTATGGTTTTTCTACTATGGAAGAAAAAGAACTTTTTGAAATATTAATTTCTGTTTCGGGCATAGGCCCTAAGGCAGCTATGAATATTATCTCTACATTAGCACTTGAGTCGTTCGTTAATGCTATTTTAACAGAGAATGTTTCAACTTTGAAGCAAATATCAGGTATTGGGCCTAAAACAGCTCAACGTTTAATATTAGAATTAAAAAATAAAGTAGAGAATCTTGCTCTAGGCTTAGATAAAGAGATAAAAAAATTATCTAATGATCAAGAACTATATGATGCTTTACTCAGTTTGGGTTATTCTGCTAGAGAAATAGAAAGTACTTTAAGAAAGGTAGAAATTACTGATAATATGAGTATAGAAAACAAGATCAAAGAGGTTCTTTCTTATATTGCTAAGGAGCGTTAA
- a CDS encoding sensor domain-containing diguanylate cyclase has product MRHSLFEEEYLDFLSKLYSGSPKLILKDVHGFLGKYFPLIVSGLFLCKDMNTELTIRPKLDKDIRLDNTISEKVKNMIKKDNYPIIKSLKDFSFSKEMEDQYTNDIDELMILPLQDGKEFLGFLFFYLSKEVSITTKTKKMLSFISIYISLLFKNKYYYENMEQRLAELLTLQNVGDFVNSTLDFEKLLDISLDAIVGLIGLRTCSITVFTDKLFNDIYARSQKSLVNTVDSSKEVEIDLSRGLYADLSQKRKPVSGILKVSKDILDLILFDSISEGDQVQYIIIPITRGDELFGSINIFDSTLVHVNNIDSHFLESFANQFSIALQNANLYRKQSEMANKDGLTNLYNHAYFQSVLDKLIEKKDMLPLSLVFMDIDDFKQVNDQYGHLIGDKVLKELSAILLKHSRDGDLVARYGGEEFAVILPGTKASEAIEFAERLREIIANNLVLLDDNDAFKVTVSIGVSEYQDDWSKEDFVDTVDRLLYQAKNNGKNRVEFDL; this is encoded by the coding sequence ATGCGACATTCATTATTTGAAGAAGAATATCTTGATTTTTTATCTAAATTATATTCAGGCTCCCCAAAACTTATATTAAAAGATGTTCATGGTTTTTTGGGTAAATATTTTCCTCTTATAGTATCTGGTTTGTTTTTATGTAAGGATATGAATACAGAGCTAACTATAAGGCCTAAATTAGATAAAGATATAAGATTAGATAATACTATTAGTGAAAAAGTAAAAAATATGATAAAAAAAGATAATTATCCCATAATTAAGTCATTGAAAGATTTTTCATTTTCAAAAGAAATGGAAGATCAATATACTAATGACATAGATGAATTGATGATTTTACCATTACAGGATGGTAAGGAATTTTTGGGATTTTTATTTTTTTATTTGAGTAAAGAAGTTTCTATTACTACAAAAACTAAAAAAATGTTGTCCTTTATAAGTATATATATATCTTTATTGTTTAAAAATAAATATTATTATGAGAACATGGAGCAACGTTTAGCAGAGTTGTTGACATTACAAAATGTAGGTGATTTTGTTAACTCTACATTAGATTTTGAAAAGTTACTAGATATTTCTTTGGACGCAATTGTAGGATTAATCGGTCTTAGAACTTGTTCGATTACAGTTTTTACAGATAAATTATTCAATGACATATATGCTCGTAGTCAAAAATCGCTTGTTAATACAGTTGATTCTAGTAAGGAAGTTGAAATAGATTTATCAAGAGGACTTTATGCTGATTTATCTCAAAAAAGAAAGCCAGTATCAGGAATTCTTAAGGTAAGTAAAGATATTCTTGACCTAATTTTATTTGATAGTATTAGTGAAGGGGATCAAGTTCAATATATTATTATTCCAATAACCAGGGGAGATGAGTTATTTGGCTCAATAAATATATTTGATTCTACTTTAGTCCATGTTAACAATATCGATAGTCACTTTTTAGAGTCCTTTGCAAATCAATTTAGTATTGCTTTACAAAATGCAAATCTTTATCGTAAACAATCTGAAATGGCAAATAAAGATGGATTAACAAACTTATATAATCATGCATATTTTCAAAGTGTATTAGATAAATTAATAGAGAAGAAAGATATGCTTCCACTATCTTTAGTCTTTATGGATATTGATGATTTTAAACAAGTTAATGACCAATATGGTCATTTAATCGGGGATAAAGTTTTGAAAGAATTATCTGCAATATTATTGAAACATAGTAGGGATGGGGATTTAGTTGCCAGATATGGTGGTGAAGAGTTTGCTGTAATTTTACCTGGAACTAAAGCTAGTGAAGCAATAGAATTTGCGGAAAGATTAAGAGAAATTATTGCTAATAATTTGGTTTTATTAGACGATAATGATGCCTTTAAGGTAACTGTTAGTATAGGAGTAAGTGAATATCAAGATGATTGGTCAAAAGAAGATTTTGTTGATACAGTTGACCGTTTATTATATCAAGCAAAGAACAATGGAAAAAACAGGGTAGAGTTTGATTTATAG